A window of Etheostoma spectabile isolate EspeVRDwgs_2016 chromosome 18, UIUC_Espe_1.0, whole genome shotgun sequence contains these coding sequences:
- the LOC116706128 gene encoding uncharacterized protein LOC116706128: protein MVKFRWIKVFLFLINTLHLTAANGRSSSSFVVGVGDEFTLPCENGRHDQDKCNGTYWIFSESGSMLSLLLVDRGKIAENATSDGLSVTENCSLVKKKVTEKDVGRYSCRQLESEDAHVYLSVIHMTEQRDTDEVTLQCSVSTYEWCRHTVEWLYEGKDGDIRHADMQKSHSECSVNLTFTTSPLKLKPKYHELLCEVTDAVTEKVQRFPFSPQSLGAKTGGQTASATTLLPLTIESETNKTEPDASDTSIIPQGWLRFIIVSVGLAALIITVVAVYIWARDKGNKTQMGGDAEHHDEDEGTYEVTYENVGEPSVSIRLH from the exons ATGGTTAAATTCAGATGgattaaagtgtttttatttcttataaaCACGCTTCATCTTACAG CAGCGAATGGACGGTCATCCTCCAGCTTTGTTGTCGGAGTTGGAGACGAATTCACTTTGCCTTGTGAAAATGGGAGACATGATCAGGACAAATGTAACGGTACTTACTGGATCTTCAGTGAGTCAGGAAGCATGTTGTCATTGTTGCTGGTGGACCGTGGGAAGATTGCTGAAAACGCTACATCAGACGGACTGAGTGTTACAGAGAACTGTTCTCTGGTGAAAAAGAAGGTCACAGAGAAGGATGTCGGCCGTTACTCCTGCAGACAGTTGGAATCAGAAGATGCTCACGTTTACCTGTCTGTCATCCACA TGACTGAACAGAGGGATACTGATGAGGTGACGTTACAATGCTCTGTGTCGACGTATGAATGGTGTAGACACACAGTGGAGTGGCTGTATGAGGGGAAAGATGGAGATATAAGACACGCAGATATGCAGAAATCCCACTCTGAGTGCTCAGTTAATTTGACATTTACAACCTCTCCTCTCAAACTGAAGCCAAAGTACCATGAGTTGTTGTGTGAAGTGACAGATGCTGTGACTGAAAAAGTGCAGCGGTTTCCCTTCAGCCCTCAGTCCTTGGGTGCGAAAACAG GTGGTCAGACAGCATCTGCAACAACTTTATTACCATTAACAATTGAAAGTGAGACCAACAAAACAGAGCCTGATGCCAGTGATACTTCAATAATACCACAAG GTTGGTTGAGGTTCATCATTGTGTCCGTGGGTTTAGCAGCTCTCATAATAACTGTTGTGGCGGTCTATATATGGGCAAGAGACAAAG gcaACAAAACCCAGATGGGTGGCGATGCT GAGCatcatgatgaagatgaaggtACCTATGAAGTGACCTATGAAAACGTTGGAGAACCTTCTGTTTCTATCAGACTCCACTGA
- the LOC116706120 gene encoding uncharacterized protein LOC116706120: protein MAEFKWIQMALFGILLQFTAVTGRHLSFIVRDGDDVTLTCGNVVDGQVNCDRTNWVFTGSRGREVDLVTGGQIVERDKAKRDRLSVTEKCSLVIKKVTEEDVGLYHCQQGTADTQMDLSVINMKESGAGERVELSCSVSTRDWCRHTVKLLYEGEDADGDITYMDMQNSHYECSVTVMFPISNLKPKSKYLELFKCEVKDGYTGEVQPFPFILQSSGEKPGEDVTTSTTMKTSTSPPVSVTSPSKVWWLYLIKVIGSVALVIITVAVIRWKMTKGEKRQMDDNAGQSLNSAGTQPGLETSEDTADPEDGVSYASISYTKKTSRRSQVRNDDEGDSVTYSSVKVSSSADPSDLYATVDKAHK from the exons ATGGCTGAATTCAAATGGATTCAAATGGCTTTATTTGGGATACTGCTTCAGTTTACAG CGGTTACTGGACGTCACCTCTCCTTCATTGTCAGAGATGGTGATGATGTCACTTTGACTTGTGGTAATGTGGTAGACGGTCAGGTTAACTGTGACAGGACTAACTGGGTCTTTACTGGTTCAAGAGGCAGAGAAGTAGATCTGGTTACTGGAGGGCAGATTGTTGAAAGAGACAAAGCTAAACGAGACAGACTGAGTGTTACAGAGAAATGTTCTCTGGTTATAAAGAAGGTCACAGAGGAGGATGTTGGTCTTTACCACTGTCAACAGGGAACTGCAGACACTCAGATGGATCTATCTGTTATTAACA tGAAGGAATCTGGAGCTGGTGAGAGGGTGGAGCTGTCCTGCTCTGTGTCGACACGTGATTGGTGTAGACACACAGTGAAGTTGCTGTATGAGGGGGAAGATGCAGATGGAGATATAACATACATGGATATGCAGAATTCACACTATGAGTGCTCAGTTACTGTGATGTTTCCTATTTCTAATCTCAAGCCGAAGTCAAAGTATCTAGAGTTGTTCAAGTGTGAAGTGAAAGATGGTTACACAGGAGAAGTGCAGCCGTTTCCCTTCATCCTTCAGTCCTCAGGTGAGAAACCAG GGGAGGATGTAACAACATCAACCACGATGAAAACCTCAACGTCGCCTCCTGTCAGCGTTACTTCACCATCAAAAG tttggtggcTGTACCTCATTAAGGTCATAGGTTCAGTGGCACTCGTAATCATCACGGTGGCTGTCATCAGATGGAAGATGACTAAAG GGGAGAAACGACAGATGGATGACAACGCG GGACAGAGCTTAAACTCGGCGGGGACTCAGCCCGGTCTAGAAACCAGTGAGGACACG GCTGATCCTGAAGATGGTGTTTCCTACGCCTCCATCAGCTACACCAAGaagaccagcaggagatccCAG GTACGAAATGACGATGAAGGTGATTCAGTGACCTACAGCTCTGTGAAAGTTTCCTCCTCTGCTGATCCCAGCGACCTCTACGCCACCGTCGACAAAGCACACAAATAA